A single Thermosynechococcus vestitus BP-1 DNA region contains:
- a CDS encoding M3 family metallopeptidase: MVVATSPHTDNPLLRGDGFPPFDQIQVSHVEPAVRQLLQELTQELEALEQSFTPTWEGLVEPLERLSDRLDWTWGIVSHLTGVKNSPELRQAYEAVQPQVVEFYTRLGQSRPLYEGFKALAASPEFHSYPPARKRIVEAAIRNAEHSGVGLTGAAKERFNAIQLELAELSTQFSNNLLDATKAFRLKLTQPDEVAGLPPSLLALAAQTARQDGIETATPETGPWHITLDFPSFGPFMQHSQRRDLREQLYRAYISRASRGEWDNQPILERILALRVEEAQLLGFNTYAELSLASKMADSVASVEKLLEELRQVSYSAAARELEELKAFAAAQGAPEANDLQHWDIPYWAERQREALFDFKDEELRPYFPLPQVLEGLFGLVKRLFGVTVVPADGQVPVWHPDVRFFAILDENNVTIAHFYLDPYSRPGEKRGGAWMDDCLGRAKYRLQGEWRTRLPVAYLICNQTPPVDGKPSLMTFSEVETLFHEFGHGLHHLLTRVDEAGAAGINNVEWDAVELPSQFMENWCYHRPTLFGMARHYETGEPLPEHYYEKLVAARTYRAGSALLRQLHFSLLDLELHHRYRPGEGETPQQVRDRVAQTTTILPPLPEDAFLCSFSHIFAGGYAAGYYSYLWAEVLSADAFAAFEDVGLDNEQAIAEMGRRYRETVLALGGSQAPMEIFKAFRGREPSTEALLRHRGLVSKN, from the coding sequence ATGGTTGTTGCGACTTCCCCTCACACCGATAATCCCCTATTGCGGGGCGATGGTTTTCCCCCCTTTGATCAGATTCAGGTGAGCCATGTTGAGCCAGCGGTGCGCCAACTGTTGCAGGAACTCACCCAAGAATTAGAAGCCCTTGAGCAATCCTTTACCCCCACATGGGAAGGGTTAGTGGAGCCCCTAGAACGCCTCAGCGATCGCTTGGATTGGACCTGGGGTATTGTGAGCCATCTTACAGGGGTCAAAAACAGTCCTGAGCTCCGTCAAGCCTACGAAGCGGTTCAACCCCAAGTGGTGGAGTTCTACACCCGTCTGGGGCAATCGCGCCCCCTCTATGAAGGCTTTAAGGCACTGGCGGCCAGTCCAGAATTTCACAGCTATCCCCCGGCGCGCAAACGCATTGTTGAAGCAGCCATTCGCAATGCTGAACACAGTGGGGTTGGCCTCACGGGTGCCGCCAAGGAGCGCTTCAATGCCATTCAACTGGAATTGGCGGAGCTTTCCACCCAATTCTCCAACAACCTTTTAGATGCCACCAAGGCCTTTCGCCTCAAGCTCACCCAACCTGATGAAGTGGCTGGACTGCCCCCCAGCCTACTGGCGCTGGCTGCCCAAACCGCTCGCCAAGATGGCATTGAGACCGCAACTCCAGAAACAGGGCCATGGCACATCACCCTCGACTTCCCCAGCTTTGGCCCCTTTATGCAGCACAGCCAGCGGCGGGACCTACGGGAACAGCTCTATCGTGCCTACATCTCCCGTGCCAGCAGGGGTGAGTGGGATAATCAGCCAATTCTTGAGCGCATCCTTGCCCTGCGGGTTGAAGAGGCCCAGCTTTTAGGATTCAACACCTATGCTGAACTCAGCCTTGCCAGCAAAATGGCGGACAGTGTCGCCAGTGTGGAAAAACTCCTTGAGGAACTGCGTCAAGTCAGCTATAGTGCTGCGGCGCGGGAACTGGAAGAACTCAAAGCCTTTGCTGCTGCCCAAGGGGCACCCGAAGCCAATGATCTGCAGCACTGGGATATTCCCTATTGGGCAGAACGTCAACGGGAAGCCCTCTTTGACTTCAAGGATGAGGAACTACGCCCCTACTTTCCTTTACCTCAAGTGCTTGAGGGTCTATTTGGCTTAGTGAAGCGGCTCTTTGGGGTGACGGTTGTGCCAGCCGATGGCCAAGTCCCCGTTTGGCATCCCGATGTGCGCTTTTTTGCGATTCTAGACGAAAACAACGTAACGATCGCCCACTTTTACCTTGATCCCTATAGCCGTCCTGGCGAGAAACGCGGCGGCGCCTGGATGGATGACTGCCTTGGTCGCGCTAAATATCGCCTTCAGGGGGAATGGCGTACCCGTTTACCCGTTGCCTACTTAATCTGCAATCAAACGCCCCCTGTGGATGGCAAGCCCAGCCTGATGACCTTTAGTGAAGTGGAAACCCTCTTCCACGAATTTGGACATGGTTTGCACCACCTGCTGACACGGGTGGACGAAGCGGGTGCCGCCGGCATTAACAATGTGGAGTGGGATGCCGTCGAACTCCCCAGTCAATTTATGGAGAATTGGTGCTACCATCGCCCAACCCTTTTTGGCATGGCACGCCACTATGAAACCGGGGAACCCCTGCCAGAACACTACTACGAAAAACTGGTTGCCGCCCGTACCTACCGCGCCGGCAGTGCCCTATTAAGACAGTTGCACTTTAGTTTGTTGGATTTGGAGCTGCACCATCGCTATCGACCAGGGGAGGGGGAAACCCCGCAACAGGTGCGCGATCGCGTTGCCCAGACAACAACTATTTTGCCTCCCCTGCCAGAGGATGCGTTTCTCTGTAGCTTTAGCCACATTTTTGCTGGGGGGTATGCTGCGGGTTACTACAGCTATCTTTGGGCAGAAGTTCTCAGTGCTGACGCTTTTGCTGCCTTTGAGGACGTCGGCCTAGACAATGAGCAAGCGATCGCTGAAATGGGACGACGCTACCGCGAAACCGTGCTTGCCCTTGGCGGCAGCCAAGCCCCTATGGAAATTTTCAAAGCCTTCCGAGGCCGCGAACCAAGCACCGAGGCCCTACTCCGCCACCGCGGTTTAGTATCAAAAAATTAA